From a region of the Aeoliella mucimassa genome:
- a CDS encoding FAD-dependent oxidoreductase: MSRWYLAVAILLCSSGSSLAADPTLVLVEPESFTETGGWVIDQQFMDLMGSPYLLAHGLGEPVLDAHDTIELPKPGTYRVWVRTRDWVAVWGAEGAPGRFQLLMNDKPLATTFGTEGANWHWQDGGVVELDKQAKLTLHDLTGFEGRCDAILLSDDLEFIPPDGGTSLAQLRAELLGWDNQPIEAGTYDLVVVGGGIAGTSAAIAGARLGLDVALIQDRPVLGGNGSSEVRVWPEGKTNLQPYPHVGDLVSELVRDKGTGDGNAKNAEVYDDQRKLDLARAETNLTLMLLHRVNAATTEEGQVVSVVAQDVHSGQRKLVRGRMFVDATGDGVLGSLVGADYDMTEAGHLGSSNLWNVGAVEQNEFQLKCLCEDDDPLSLNFKASDEPAPFPRCPWAVDLTERKFPGRGSDTSKPNLGQLGGWFWESGFDKHPITDMEQVRDQNLRAMYGAWDTLKNVDGQYPNHRLKWAAFIAGKRESRRLLGDLVLTGDDFRNSTPFEDAAFPCTWSLDLHLADPKFDGDDDPFISRANFGKYEGPYWAPYRCLYSRNVNNLFMAGRDISVNHEALGGVRVMRTCGMMGEVVGMAASICKAHDCLPRDVYTTHLDELKQLLETGVGKQSSQVDR, translated from the coding sequence ATGAGTCGTTGGTACTTGGCGGTCGCGATTCTTCTGTGCAGTAGTGGTTCGAGCCTTGCTGCTGACCCCACGCTGGTGTTGGTAGAGCCTGAGTCGTTTACCGAAACCGGCGGTTGGGTCATCGATCAGCAGTTCATGGATCTTATGGGCTCACCCTACCTGCTTGCCCACGGACTCGGCGAGCCAGTGCTCGACGCGCACGATACCATCGAATTGCCGAAGCCAGGTACCTATCGAGTGTGGGTGCGTACCCGCGACTGGGTGGCCGTGTGGGGAGCCGAGGGGGCTCCCGGTCGGTTCCAACTGCTGATGAACGACAAGCCGCTCGCAACGACGTTCGGCACCGAGGGAGCCAACTGGCATTGGCAAGATGGTGGTGTCGTTGAACTCGATAAGCAAGCGAAGCTCACCCTGCACGACCTTACCGGATTCGAAGGACGCTGCGACGCGATCCTGCTGAGCGACGACCTTGAGTTCATTCCGCCCGATGGTGGAACCTCGCTCGCGCAACTTCGCGCCGAACTCCTCGGTTGGGACAACCAGCCCATCGAAGCTGGCACTTATGACTTGGTGGTCGTCGGGGGAGGCATCGCGGGCACGAGTGCTGCCATCGCGGGCGCGCGACTGGGACTCGACGTAGCACTAATCCAAGACCGCCCGGTGCTCGGCGGCAACGGTAGTAGCGAGGTACGCGTGTGGCCCGAAGGCAAAACCAACCTCCAGCCCTATCCGCACGTTGGTGATCTGGTGTCGGAACTGGTTCGCGACAAAGGAACAGGCGATGGCAACGCCAAGAACGCCGAGGTGTACGACGACCAGCGGAAGCTCGACCTGGCCCGCGCCGAGACCAATCTCACGTTGATGCTGCTGCATCGCGTGAACGCAGCCACTACGGAAGAGGGCCAAGTGGTATCGGTCGTCGCTCAGGACGTTCACTCAGGGCAACGCAAGCTCGTCCGCGGGCGAATGTTTGTCGATGCCACTGGCGACGGAGTGCTCGGCAGCCTGGTCGGTGCCGACTACGACATGACCGAAGCGGGCCACTTGGGGTCAAGCAATCTGTGGAACGTGGGGGCCGTGGAGCAAAACGAATTTCAGCTCAAATGCTTGTGCGAAGATGACGATCCACTGTCGCTGAACTTCAAAGCCAGCGACGAGCCCGCCCCCTTCCCTCGCTGTCCTTGGGCGGTCGACCTTACCGAGCGCAAGTTCCCCGGGCGCGGTAGCGACACGTCGAAACCCAACCTCGGCCAACTCGGCGGCTGGTTCTGGGAGAGCGGCTTCGACAAGCATCCCATCACCGACATGGAACAAGTGCGCGATCAAAACTTGCGAGCCATGTACGGGGCGTGGGACACCTTGAAGAACGTCGATGGCCAGTACCCTAACCACCGCTTGAAGTGGGCCGCGTTCATCGCTGGCAAACGCGAGTCGCGACGACTACTCGGGGACCTGGTGCTCACCGGCGACGACTTCCGCAACTCCACGCCTTTCGAGGACGCTGCGTTCCCCTGCACCTGGTCGCTCGACTTGCACCTGGCCGATCCTAAGTTCGATGGCGACGACGATCCCTTCATCTCGCGGGCGAACTTCGGCAAGTACGAAGGCCCCTACTGGGCACCCTATCGCTGCTTGTACAGCCGGAACGTCAATAACCTATTCATGGCTGGTCGCGACATCAGCGTCAACCACGAAGCCCTCGGCGGCGTCCGCGTGATGCGCACCTGCGGCATGATGGGCGAAGTGGTTGGCATGGCCGCATCGATCTGCAAAGCGCACGACTGCCTGCCTCGCGACGTTTACACGACCCACCTCGACGAGCTGAAGCAGCTACTCGAAACCGGAGTCGGCAAGCAGAGCAGCCAGGTCGATCGCTAA
- a CDS encoding TIGR01457 family HAD-type hydrolase — protein MKRGFLLDMDGVIYRSSELIPGAKQFIETLRSCDIPFMFLTNNSQRTRRDVATKLERMGIPVTEKHIFTCAMATARYLARQHPGGTAYVIGEGGLQTALHKNGYAVVDRSPDYVVVGEGRTLSFEMLETAVQMVLDGAKLVATNLDPNCPTKSGTRPGCGAIVKLIEEATGIQAFSVGKPSPVMMRQARKELGMATSETIMVGDTMETDILGGVQMGYRTVLVLSGGTKREDLKNYAYQPDLVVDSVADLCDTDMLIHQVLPTNNREDDTPLDIDAWSKAHAS, from the coding sequence ATGAAACGCGGTTTTTTGTTGGACATGGATGGAGTGATTTATCGCTCCAGCGAGCTGATTCCCGGCGCGAAGCAATTTATCGAAACGCTTCGCAGCTGCGACATTCCTTTCATGTTCCTTACCAATAACAGTCAACGGACCCGTCGCGACGTTGCTACCAAGCTCGAACGCATGGGCATTCCCGTGACTGAAAAGCACATCTTCACTTGTGCAATGGCAACCGCCCGGTACCTGGCCCGCCAGCACCCTGGTGGCACCGCCTACGTGATCGGCGAAGGTGGCCTGCAGACCGCTTTGCACAAGAACGGCTATGCGGTCGTCGATCGTTCGCCCGACTACGTGGTGGTCGGCGAAGGCCGTACGCTGTCGTTCGAGATGCTTGAAACCGCGGTGCAAATGGTGCTCGATGGTGCCAAGCTCGTGGCCACGAATCTCGATCCGAACTGCCCCACCAAGTCGGGCACCCGCCCTGGCTGTGGTGCGATCGTTAAGCTGATCGAAGAAGCCACTGGCATTCAAGCCTTCAGCGTTGGCAAGCCCAGCCCTGTGATGATGCGTCAAGCACGCAAGGAACTCGGCATGGCCACCAGCGAGACGATCATGGTCGGCGACACCATGGAGACCGACATCCTCGGCGGCGTACAAATGGGTTATCGCACCGTGTTGGTCCTCTCCGGCGGCACCAAGCGCGAAGACCTGAAGAACTATGCCTACCAACCCGATCTGGTGGTCGATTCGGTTGCCGACCTGTGCGACACCGACATGCTGATCCACCAGGTGCTCCCCACCAACAATCGTGAGGACGACACTCCGCTGGATATCGATGCCTGGTCGAAAGCCCACGCTTCGTAG